From the Papaver somniferum cultivar HN1 chromosome 2, ASM357369v1, whole genome shotgun sequence genome, the window GGATGTCATGGAAAAAATGGGTTTTTGTGGTGAATGGTGTCATCTCATCATGCAGTGCATTAGTACCACTAAGATATCCATAATTCTAAATGGTGCTCCTTGTGCTGCTTATAAACCATCAAGAGGCATTAGGAAAGGAGATCCCTTGTCTCTATACCTCTTCATTATAGCTATGGAGGCTTTCTCTAGGAAATTGCTTATGGCTGAATAGAACAACAGGATTGAAGGCATCAAAATTGCACCAACTGCTCCTTTTATTTCacatctgttttttgcagatgattgtcttcTATTTGCAAGTGCTGATCTTCATAATGTCAACAATCTGCTTCAGATTATTGATGAATTTGGAGCTGCTTCTGGACAAATGGTAAACTTCACAAAGTCTAGTGTTTTCTATAGTGCTAATGTTCCACCAAGATTTTGTAGAATTCTTACTAGGAGACTGAAGGTACCCTACATGAATCCTGAAGAGAAGTATCTTGGTATGCCTTTGTTGATTCGAAAAAGTAAGAAAACTTGCTTCACAAATCTGCTTGATAAGGTGAAGAATAGACTATCAGTTTATAGATGTAAAACTATGGCACAGTGCAGTAAGTCTTTAATGATTAACACTATCACTAATACCATTCCTTCATACACTATGAGATGCTTTCAAATACCTAAGGATATCATAAATGAGTATAGTGTTGTACAGAGGGACTTCTGGTGGGTCTTTGAAGACACAAGGGGTACTTATATCACTTCATAGAAGGATTTGAACCTGCATAAGGATGTTGGAGGACAAGGTTTAAAGAATTTGAATATCTTGAATAAAGCTCTTCTCATAAGAGCTGATTGGAGAATATGTACAAATTCAGATGAAGTGTGGGTTAAATGTATGGCAACAAGATACTTCCCTTGCACTAGTATGTTACATGCTACAATAAAGAAGGACTGTTCTTGGTCTTGGAAAGGTTTACAAAAAAATATGGATTCTATTAAACAACACAGTTGCTGGAGTGTTGGTGATGGTTCTCATATAAAGATTTGGTTGGATCTCTGGATTATAGGTATGGATGTACCACCAACTCCAAGAAATGAAGTTGCAGACAGTGAAAATTATGTCTGGGTTAGtgctctttttctttcagatacCAGGAAATGGAATGTTGATCTGGTAAATCACCTCTTTTTGATCAACATGCTGCAGATTTGATTCTAAAAATGAGAGTATCAACTTATACAACTGATAAGTTGATCTGGAAACTAAACAAGAATGAAAATTTTACTCTCAAATCTGCTTATAAAAAACTTTTTGAAGACATCCTAGGCTCAAGGAAGTTCTCACTCTTCATACAAGGAACCAATATTAAATGGAAGAAATTCTGGAGAATCAACACTTGGCCAAGAGTTAAACACTTTTTCTGGAAATGTTTAATAGATATTTTTCCAACTAGAGTCAAATTACAAAGACAATGTGGATATATCAATAAGACTTGTGCACTGTGTAATCAACATGAAGAAAGTACAATGCATATTTTATTTCAATGTGCATTTTCAAGGGTAGTATGGATGGAAATTCCCGGAGGTAGTCAAGCTCTAACAGGAAGATTTAATAACATTGCTAAGGTGCTGGAAAATTGGATTACACTTTCATCTCAACAACAAGGTCAAAACAACTGGCTCAATCTGCGCATGGTAGTTGCATGGAGCATATGGAATGAAAGATGTGACGTTATCTTTCAAAATAAGAAGGCTAACCCCAAAGGCACAGCTATGAATGCTCTTAGCTTTGCGTATTACTCATCTTCACTATCTGACAAAGCAAACAATTGCAGTCATACCACTTCAGTTCTCTCATCCTCAACTGCAATATGGAAACCCTATGATAGTCCATATCTTACTGTTAATTGTGATGCCTCTTATGATGAAAATACTGGACTAACAAGTACTGGTGTGATTTTACGTGATTTTGCAGGCAACTGGAAAGGATGTCGTGCAAAACACTATGCAGGAGTAGCAGACTCGAAAGGAGCAGAATGCTTAGCTATCCATGAAGCTGTGGTTTGGTGCATGAAATTACAAATCTCACACGCAATGTTCGAGACAGACTTGAAGAATATTGAAAGCTTCATCAACAATGCATCACCTGTCATAGCTTGGGAAAACGAAAGCATTCTGCAGGATATTATTCATATTATGAAATTATTTCCAAATTGGAAGTGTCGTTTTATTCCCAGGAAATGCAATAAACCTGTAGATGAACTTGCAAAGTTCAACAGGAAGTCTAGTGTAACTCAGGTCTGGCTTGATAGCCTCCTGAAGGAGTTCAACGTTTGCTCGTGTGAGACACTATTTCATTCCACAATTTATATAATATTCAttgttggcaaaaaaaaaaaaaaaagttattattacCCACCACTGGAAAATGCCACTCCTCGTGTCAAAATACAAACGGCTGTCTACATTACCCAAATTAATTCCCACAGAATCACATATATTCACGGGTCTGTTAAGTCATATTTCATGTGAATATTTTTCAGACAACTTGAACAGCATTTCCTTCCGTAATCGTAACTTTATAAAGAAAAATCTCAGAGCTTAAAAACCTAGAAAGGAAGAGAAAACTCAAActgtacatcatcatcatcaccttcaAATCTCCACGTAAAGTGATTTTATCCTATTTATTAACGTAAAGTGCTTTTGCaaccccttttatatcaaattcaaATCCAATTCTAAATGTTCCCGATCTCATAAGCCAAAACCCAGATCTTCTTCAAAAATTTCGGTAAAAATGGCATCGGAATTAACATACAGAAGACATGAATCACAAGCACAATCAGATACTTATttaccaaaacccccaaaaccaTTTTTACCAGTAACCAGAGCTATTCGTTACATGCTACGGGAACAAAGACTCTTATTTGTACTACTCGGAATCGCCATCGCCACAGTAATCTTTGTCCTAATCCCTTCCTCATCCTCATCAAGACAGTTTACAGGAAGTTATGATTCGATTCCGGCACAATACTTTCCGAATTCTGATTCTTCAACTCGTCTATCGGAGAAATTTGTTTACGAGCAAAGATCTGTAAATTCAGGTGGGAAAATTCCGTTAGGTTTGAGAAGGAAAGGGTTGAGGATTGTTGTTACTGGGGGTGCTGGATTTGTTGGTAGTCATCTAGTTGATAGATTGATGGAAAGGGGAGATAGTGTTATcgttgttgataatttctttaCAGGGAGGAAAGAAAATGTTATGCATCATTTTGGTAATCCTAGATTTGAAATGATTAGACATGATGTTGTTGAACCATTGTTGTTGGAAGTTGATCAGATCTATCATTTAGCTTGTCCTGCTTCTCCTGTTCATTACAAATTCAATCCTGTCAAGACTATCATATCCTTTTTcacattttgattttgatttttagtttcttAATTATTATtgtgaattttattcttgtttgggcatccTTGACTTTGTTTCATACAAGACAAATGTAGTTGGAACACTGAATATGCTGGGGTTAGCTAAAAGAGTTGGTGCTAGATTTTTGTTGACTAGTACCAGTGAAGTTTATGGTGATCCTCTACAACATCCTCAAGTTGAAACTTACTGGGGAAATGTCAATCCAATTGGTACGTTTTGCATTATTTCTTCATTCGGATCTGCCCCTTGTACGCTGTTTTGCGCCTGGAACCATCAGTGACAAGATCTAGTTTCTTCACACACAGTaaaaaaacgtttttttttttatactttAGGGATCCGGCACACATGAAATGTACTAGTTGGTGAGTTTTGCGTCTCCTGACAAACAAAAGTGTTGTGGGTTTGGACTTTGGACAGGTGTAAGGAGTTGTTATGATGAAGGAAAAAGGACTGCAGAAACTTTGGCAATGGATTACCACAGAGGTGCTGGCGttgaggtaatttttttttttttttaaatattcaaATTgagtttttaaaacaaaaatgaagttaattttggtgtttttctttggcTTATGCAGGTGAGAATTGCTAGGATCTTCAACACATATGGACCACGAATGTGTATCGATGACGGTCGAGTTGTCAGTAATTTTGTTGCTCAGGTATGAAgctttggttttttattttttaaattttcagTTTGTTTTTATTATAGTTGGTAAGTAATTTTTTGGGTAATCAAATGATTAATTATTAAATATTTGTGTTTGGGTAGGCACTAAGAAAAGAGCCATTGACAGTGTATGGTGATGGAAAGCAAACAAGGAGTTTCCAATACGTTTCTGATCTGGTAAATAGAAgcctttgaaaataaacaaacttcTTTTTAGCTGGCAATTGTTGTTACTTGAACATTAAACAAATTATACTTTTCTAAGAATATGTGTATTGTTGTTGATTGTAGGTGGAGGGTTTGATGAGGTTAATGGAAGGAGAACATGTTGGTCCATTCAATCTCGGTAACCCTGGTGAATTCACCATGCTTGAACTTGCTCAGGTATAGTCTCTGTCACCGATCCTCTCATTCATTGATTTCATTCCATTTGCCATTAATCTGTAACCAAATCGAATAATCAATACCAAAAAAATACCTAACCCACATTCTTTCAAGTCATTATCTTTTGTTAGATTCTAAAGTTTCATTTTCAAATTCAGCTTTTTAACACCAGTGGGTGCCTTATTATGTAGAAAAAATAGACCTAACAGATATTCTGATAGTCGTTTGGACCACAATGTGGTATGTGGTAGCCAGTAGGAAAGACTTAACCTTGTTGACTTGCCCATCTCGTGTTATCCTTGTGACCATACCCGTGGTTCAACCTCCGATTGTATAATATTCCAAAAAAGTAACGAACTCCATTGACAAGTATCAGGTATGGCACCATTTGGTTGGAAAGCCTAGAGTTAGGTTTGAACCCACTGCCTCGGTATATCTGACTTTCTTAGTTTGAAATTGAAAAGGTATCTTACTTAAGAAAGGGATTGGTTCTGTGTGGCTTGAAATTGAACAGGTAGTACAGGAGACTATAGACCCTAATGCAAAGATCGAGTTCAGGGCCAACACAGAGGATGACCCACACAAGAGGAAGCCAGACATCACCAAGGCCAAGGAGCAACTTGGCTGGGAGCCTAAGGTAGCACTACGCAAAGGGTTGCCTCTCATGGTCACTGACTTCCGTCAGCGTATCTTTGGAGACCACAAAGAAGGAAGCAGCAGCACCAGTGGTGTTGTCTCTAATTCCTAAACAATCATTATTCACATCTTTAAAGGCGCCAGGAGGCATTGTGATAAGACTCCATTCTATTAAAAacaggagaagaaagaaaaagattagAAGCTTCATAGGTCATATTTCTTTCAATTTCAGTATTTGTTGTATCTTCGGTTGTGTCAGTACTTTACCATAATTTTTGTCTTTCATTAATAGGTTATCTTCGTGTACTGTGTTTTATGAGTAACACAGGTTCATCTTTTGTTGATGTTAACTTTTTTTAAAGCAATTCTTGGATGTGTTGCTAGTTGTCTGGTTCTTAGTTCACAACTTTAAAGGCAGTCTCAGATATACTAGTGTTCTTTCTGTTCCGTTTTTTTTATACTAATCATAAAATGGTAAACGATGTATATCAGTTAagtgtatgcaaacttaagtgaCTTTAAGTGAAGAATGACCAATTTAATCCTAAAAACTTAAATTAGTAGTGACATCAGTTTACAGTTTATCTACCTAACGTAAGTTTATAAGCTGGGCTGGGCCGGCTGGCAATCACTCATTGAGCAGCTCTCTCACTTGGAAATTTAGTGAGTCAAAAATTTTATTACAATATGATTTTAAGCATGCCATCCTAACCTTTGTCGGTTTAATTAAGCATGCCATCCGACAAAGTTAATCAGCTAAATTGTTCCAATTTTCAGACCATAAGAAAAGaacaccaagaccaaaaccaattCTTTTTTCCTTCCACGGAAACTAAATTTAGTATATGTATAACATGTATGCTGCAAATTACTGAGAAAACACAACAAAATTATGAAGCCCAAACTTCGATAACTATCAATTTATTCAATATCCTCCTTCCAAAGTTCAGGCCAGTTTTGTTGAACTTCTTCCCATCCGAGAAGCGATCCCTTCTTATTTGGATCCAAacttgttgataaagttccataAGCAATTCCAAGCGCCGAAGTTCCGAAGCCTATCAATGTTGTTACAAACGGAAGCCAAAGGGGAACATCCCAAATGTGATTTTCCTTGAGAAACCCAAATATAACCAACAATGCTATTCCACTTGCCATTGGGATACCGACATAAGCTAATATCCTTACAATCATCCTTCCCCACACTTCATCCGCAATCTTATCGTCTTCCTTTTTACTTCTTGTGGAaagtttctcatcatcatcttcttcttgcaGGTTCTTCTCAGGTAATGTACCCTTGGTGCCGAAACCTTTGGCCTTGGCTTGTAGTTTTAATGTTCTCCTCCTGTAATGGAAAGATGGAAAAGGGTTGTGAGGGAATCTTCTTACATATAGTGTATGTTCAAGAACAGAATTTTTGTGTGCCCACGGAGTACTTCTGATATGCAGAGGTGAGAGTGAGAGGAGGAGAGTGTTCATGTCTTCGTGGTAATTAACTGTCTCACTGTAAGTGGTATGTAACTATCGTCTCTATGGTCAGATATGTTATCCCTTCATAATGAATGGTGATGGTTTTGTTTCAAGAGATAAGGAGAGTCTAGATAAGATGGCTAACTATTAGAGGTCTTTTTTGATggctaaaaaatatataaaacatTTAAGCAGGACATATAATCAAGCATCGGACGCCGAATCTCAATTCACTACTTTTAGCCAACTCAGAAAGCTTTGTAAAGCTTTGTAGGTGTCTTTAGGTTCCGAGACAAACTCTCAGACTGAATTAGACATAgattttataggttggatcgcaccaaatacatATTGTTAGATTTTTTCCAGAAGTTAAGGAGATCAGTAGTATATTTGAGTCAAACTCTGATGTCAAAGAAGATGCTGAGAAAGaattggtaaaactcctaaagcctataagatCTCTATTTACAAGGATGTTATTATTAAACACATAATCTAATCTTCTTAAAcaagagatcagagaaaaagacaatCAACTAAATATTCTAGTAAAAGAGAATATGAATCCGACTTCAAAGTAGAAGCTCTTGATAAAACTCTTACTCAAGAACAAGAGATTCATTCGGAGACTATGACAAATGACTTTGttatgatttcttctgatgaggaaactaaaagtccttgctcgacttttacagatcgtGAAAACaagacttgtttgatcacatctaaaacagatcatgatgatgataGTCTGCCTagctacatcaagtcagaagagaatgaaaaatcaacttctacaactactgatgatcaaacgaaatcttgtccaaagaaaACTCTGAACCGGTTCCGTGAAAAAgttcttaaggaatacaacttttagtcacttgacaggaatatacttcttcaaaatattgGTGTAAAAGTATTAAAAGAAGCATCTTGTATTAAAAAACTGAAGATCATTCCTCAATAGAAAGACCGAATATACCCCAACCCGAAAAAATCAACTCAAAATAATCAGAtaaaagagttgataatcacttctggaaaaaggttccaccTCATTCATGTCGGAACAATCTCTGTTTACATGAAGTTAGTTCCCCTACTGAACatttccagaagaaagggaaggaAAAAATTTCTGCCAAGAGAAACAATCAGGGAAAATTTTCAACAATTGTTTTCGATAATCAAGCTGatgtgcataataaggaaatccttaaaatgagaaaatcttacgAAAATCTCATTagcagaattaagagagatttatctatctctgaaaattctcacatcagtacattTTCTCCCCATGATCAAACCTATTTCACAAGGAGAGATCATCTTCCTGGGAGAAAATATGATGGGCAAAAACCTTCAAAAaggaacatgaactatgtttctgatactcgttgtaagcaTGAAAAGGCTTACTCCGACACAACTTAGTTGTATGGAGTCTGGGCACCCTCATCCAAGTTAGTGCTCATAATCTTTGGGATGGGGAAGCACATAAAACGAGAGCACATGTTTTGTTTTTGTATCAAAAAATTTATGACAATTTCTGGGTAACTGCGATccattttgtctcaaaataatTTTGATTCATGTTTATCATGGTCTTCCATATTTAGGTTTTAtttgaaattttcgaattttaataaacctttcaGCATGAGAGCTTCGGCCAcaagaaacaaaatatattcttcATATATTTTCGGAAATCTTTGAGTATTTTCGATCCGGAAGTTGTGTCTTCTTAAGAAAAACTCTCTTACTTGTATTGAGAAACTGtgattaattcttatttaaatccttgagcatgcctccaataactcgcagtattacaaaggtaaataaggaggaagctcaaagagTTAAGTATTGTCAAGGAATCAGTacggaaaggaagaagaagatcatcTCAAAAAGCATGTACGATTACGTGACTGATAGTTCTACTGGATTCCAAGATGAGTCATGACTGATGGCTTTCAACTTTCAAGATCCAAAAAAACCCAAGTGGATACCTTCTGATAGTATGGTAAACTTTAACcatggttttgaagaactaagaaccactCTCATAATAacagttcgaaatcaagattagcTAAATGATAGAACTGAAGAAACAAAAGCTGATCTTGCAGACATGAAGGaacaagttgaaaaacttgaaaaacaagaagtggttgctgacaagtctctcgagacaagcttcaagagtttgaacaccgaagaaacctcagtgaacaatcatagcaccactagggattaagttatatgctgagAAACTTAATCAGAAAAATGGACATCAAtgtattgatttatttcgatatatttgtataaggtctatttcgaataaaactatcaatttatatttatgaataaaattataaatcatttttgtttcatgtgatagtttccgataacatagcctgtgaatgaatgcctatatttttgttatgtgttttcggtttatgagatgtttgattttggtttttattaaccttaatattcaatctcatatgttgtaacccttatgatttgtgtggcttttttatttagcgggattaagttctaacccatgttggtaggctttatcaaaggatcataaggtgttccgattgaaactcatatgtgaaaagttgaatcaatttatgtttacatgagttgtgtttaacataacatatgtgtttcgggttttcaacttttgctattggcacgcattagttaaaaccaatACAACCTTctaaggttgcttttgttgttcttttgttcttgtgaggatgacaacacacaaggggagagttcttatttgaacttgcgcttaatgatatatctttctggggatatgTGGCTGCGGATATTGAGGtaacgatttttttttgttagttaatcgttttcatgtttaagaaaatcatgtttatattccatatattttgctttttcttaacaaaatttcggtacaattgatatgtttcaTCATGTtgtgtatggattgtttatgtgattcaattgtttccagtcaagaagaaaagaaaccgtgtcaatttatttggcttattgtttgatatcttgtttattgttgggtatcaagtgttttttctaaacgaaattcggtgcaattgcggtgctgtaATGTATATATTTGTTTCGATTGATATCCAATTGTGCGAGtcaatttgttttggtttgtatctattgtttgtGTCTTAACAAAATACGagtccaattgattccggataaaagaaactaattaagttaattctgatcttagttagacttatcaattggaggattcggttattcaagtctaattggatgccttgacaagaaaaactagtcaactaacctagtgtttgtcttgtctaaagggaaaggtctaagttattgtctgaataattagatcctgatgagaaaaataaagctaattctgatttttattttggtcttatcgaaacaagcgattgtacatacacaatctgtttcaacaagggaattaagtatcttagtcgatttgttggactattagggaaaattgcttggaaattgtttccttgataacatattgaaactaaattacttttatagtttcggttttttaatattggttatctaaagtggtatgtgaaaccttcatgcttaactcttataggttgtatacaagtactttagatttgtaagatcctttcggtttttcctttatttgctcgaacctttatcattttgtgacaaaaaaggggagaaatatatggagtaaacaagtgatttttaatcactaggaaaggaacattgtgcttaaacgttatatctagcgaaagagtgaagcattgactaaggaggagaaacatatcatattgttgtgtagtaTTAAGACtataaaaggggaataacaaaaatatttggattgaatatttacctagcttgcctTCAGGGTGAGTAAAAGATTTTGTTATTAAAATGTCAACATcagcatttattgattgaatacatGCATGTTATTgcgttgttgaaacttggaatcaagcgttaTGGATTGTTTAGCTCCATATATAataagatttttgtcactaaaattgacaaagggggagattgttagagcatagctcggttgaactcaccaagcgttggtatgtaaagtttggttgtcatattttagtttcaaaactcatttagagtcgcttgattatatactagagtcaacttcgtttaggttagactagaaagtctaggaatgttgagatataCATGTATTGCTCTGAAGacctaaagaatgtgaagaagtaaggaattacaacgacgacatcatccttccacttgaggttagtaatactgacttgaacttgtttcaattcctaacgtatctttcaagtcgtgcatattgaaaacataacatgcgaagctgtatatattgtatattatactctTGTGATGTGAGgtaatcataatagtatgatgatagtgttaaggaattagactacgaagtataaagcttattttttgaacttcgtagatatgacatcgaaatAATCTTGtgtatagttttatgattatgtgtatgggttatggtgaagatttcatcatagggaacaatgttttacatttgtttaaaggaagtacattcatgaacatgtttcatgaatcgaaagagaaatcaataggtttattggtcttgctattcagtgcatatctttggatgaccaatatgtgtgtgttggtagaaccgatcttaactcaggttatgtatcttggtataaccgatcacagtACCTAGACCTATGATTTGGTATGACGGGTCCTGGTAATTAGTGTggccgatcctaagtaatcaccatgatatggtatgatcgatcctttaaattggtgtgaccgatcctggtaattttTATGACGATCATAAGAGTTGTGTGAGCAATccttataattggtgtgaccgatcctagtgactagcgtgaccgatcacaagtagataccatgtttaggtagaaccgatcctagtgattggtataatcgatctgaacccatgtatgtgacttggtaggaccgatcacaactaaccgttgtgacttggtatgaccaatcacatagtagtcttggaatactggtagaactaattctaaacttgtttggaagtgtggtagaaccgattccaagatgcaaattcatgtaaatatgaaatactgatttgcagtgaaaatatgtcaacatactttgaacacgagcagtaactcttatcatttattgttcaaagatattcctcggtactcaaggtgatcccgtgcagaaataaattaagaatcttttaattaaggtttttagttttatatattttaattaccagcaattaatgcataggtctagagaataaaaattagtaatgtgcatttactaattggatattttttattgagagatttcagaaatattggaccaacatttattggaattaggaaaactgaatttgggaattcatttcatatcttgagaatattttcggttttggaaatttcttcgtgtccaaacatccttggtctataaatacttaagtttgaatttctagcatactatcctaagagccagacaaaattcatttcttgttgtttctggtggagccgtcttcAGAGAGGAAAGTTTCTTAATTacgtgaaatctcttacgaccgctcgtttagagacttctgtgggatcaagaagatacgagtaccattggtgggaaactagataattgcagtgttattaattttttatttgatttgattaattaacaattgttgaaactttgattgcacctagtttgtttattcttgagaatcttctcttctgatataagattcactcagactataTCAAAATATCGACGGAATCCTGTTTTTATATCTAAaaacatcttatgataatccattgttaacaaactcctttctgtgcgtgattgatcacaagagatttaagtggtgttgtgcaggtatttgatagcaatagaagatttgaagacgaagaagaattcttattagttttcgtatcttgtggatttaatacacaaaccttgatcggcggggat encodes:
- the LOC113350288 gene encoding UDP-glucuronic acid decarboxylase 2-like — encoded protein: MASELTYRRHESQAQSDTYLPKPPKPFLPVTRAIRYMLREQRLLFVLLGIAIATVIFVLIPSSSSSRQFTGSYDSIPAQYFPNSDSSTRLSEKFVYEQRSVNSGGKIPLGLRRKGLRIVVTGGAGFVGSHLVDRLMERGDSVIVVDNFFTGRKENVMHHFGNPRFEMIRHDVVEPLLLEVDQIYHLACPASPVHYKFNPVKTIKTNVVGTLNMLGLAKRVGARFLLTSTSEVYGDPLQHPQVETYWGNVNPIGVRSCYDEGKRTAETLAMDYHRGAGVEVRIARIFNTYGPRMCIDDGRVVSNFVAQALRKEPLTVYGDGKQTRSFQYVSDLVEGLMRLMEGEHVGPFNLGNPGEFTMLELAQVVQETIDPNAKIEFRANTEDDPHKRKPDITKAKEQLGWEPKVALRKGLPLMVTDFRQRIFGDHKEGSSSTSGVVSNS
- the LOC113350289 gene encoding uncharacterized protein PAM68-like, whose translation is MNTLLLSLSPLHIRSTPWAHKNSVLEHTLYVRRFPHNPFPSFHYRRRTLKLQAKAKGFGTKGTLPEKNLQEEDDDEKLSTRSKKEDDKIADEVWGRMIVRILAYVGIPMASGIALLVIFGFLKENHIWDVPLWLPFVTTLIGFGTSALGIAYGTLSTSLDPNKKGSLLGWEEVQQNWPELWKEDIE